From Choloepus didactylus isolate mChoDid1 chromosome 19, mChoDid1.pri, whole genome shotgun sequence, one genomic window encodes:
- the ZSWIM3 gene encoding LOW QUALITY PROTEIN: zinc finger SWIM domain-containing protein 3 (The sequence of the model RefSeq protein was modified relative to this genomic sequence to represent the inferred CDS: inserted 1 base in 1 codon), producing MELGSCFETYKDFKECFSAYKKENRCSFILRDCVSVRFHNLNHGTSIREDILYVQVKFVCIRTQSNRKRPPETDMCPAYLLLQYNEKLDRLFISELNTKHIHVDSKTAGPGRDTAAKVQKTTCLQKPQPMCSTTKKNLDTTEKFPVEPSFCQGKVQVPSKPEQESITPSDLAKIAKVMKNFLKVDEGSMASLSVGNSQDLDRLSFQSSKMGYLFIRFPENLLLHRVENAQGHILYAFLVENKEREGRVVHFAVLKTETATSVAKMLSIFTEFNSDWPKVKVVFVDPSFPHRAILQEIFPGARILLSIYHTTRLLEKKLHRSSAEPSFKWLMKEALRKAVFVTSDASLQNLSQMSQALLDEDLFSFLQAHWFSCELLWYMHVRKGLHACNTYMDSLDVVTSKVSSLFREQQSLLDCILSFVDYIDLFNTKGLKNLPTAPPKLKRARPASSMLPRSKKAFGICGGSLTKPSWLPVEATKSDSQQQVQPSQSGMLDILHQCGSTLAYKLCHSEWEVVQNSTHLVEVAGSSVDVQLLEDSHQVSKDGCSCSCSFQQCYRLPCRHILALLHTSQQPVGEAMVCRRWQKRYQHLLGPNGDTVLVPNAGQPGKQGQQDMIQDLSRELANLLMQSEGPELEERFSTLRKIVDIWADPYQLPEPIQQPGDFEDVGQLPFLWGKPEEAEGXPPAGAVIHD from the exons ATGGAGCTAGGTAGCTGCTTCGAGACCTACAAGGACTTCAAGGAGTGCTTCAGCGCCTACAAAAAGGAGAACAGGTGCTCCTTCATTCTCAGGGACTGCGTCTCCGTCCGGTTCCACAACCTCAACCATGGCACTTCCATCCGTGAGGATATCCT ATATGTGCAGGTGAAATTTGTCTGTATTCGGACCCAGTCCAACAGGAAGAGACCACCAGAGACAGATATGTGCCCAGCATACTTGCTCCTGCAGTACAACGAGAAGCTAGATAGACTATTTATTAGTGAACTGAACACCAAGCATATACATGTTGACTCCAAAACTGCTGGTCCTGGAAGAGACACTGCTGCCAAAGTGCAGAAGACAACTTGCCTGCAGAAACCCCAGCCTATGTGTTCCACAACCAAGAAAAACCTTGATACGACTGAGAAGTTTCCAGTTGAACCATCATTTTGCCAAGGTAAGGTCCAGGTGCCCTCAAAGCCTGAGCAGGAAAGCATCACTCCTTCTGACCTGGCCAAGATAGCAAAGGTGATGAAGAACTTTCTCAAGGTAGATGAGGGTTCCATGGCCTCCCTCAGTGTGGGCAACAGCCAGGACCTAGACCGACTCAGTTTCCAGAGCAGCAAGATGGGCTATCTGTTCATCCGCTTCCCAGAGAATCTCCTGCTGCACCGGGTAGAGAATGCCCAGGGCCATATCCTCTATGCGTTTTTGGTGGAGAACAAGGAACGAGAGGGTCGAGTGGTACACTTTGCTGTGCTCAAGACCGAGACAGCTACATCTGTGGCCAAGATGCTGAGCATCTTCACAGAATTCAACTCTGATTGGCCTAAGGTCAAGGTGGTCTTTGTGGACCCATCCTTCCCTCACCGGGCCATCCTGCAGGAGATCTTCCCTGGTGCCCGCATCCTCCTTTCCATCTACCACACAACCCGACTCTTGGAGAAGAAGTTGCATCGTAGTTCAGCTGAGCCATCCTTTAAATGGCTCATGAAGGAAGCCCTGCGGAAGGCTGTGTTTGTCACTTCTGATGCCAGCCTGCAAAATCTCTCTCAGATGTCCCAAGCCCTACTAGATGAGGATCTCTTCAGCTTCCTACAGGCCCATTGGTTCTCCTGCGAGCTGCTATGGTATATGCATGTCAGGAAGGGCCTGCACGCGTGTAACACCTACATGGACAGCCTGGATGTTGTCACCAGCAAAGTGTCAAGCCTTTTTCGAGAACAGCAGTCCCTGCTGGACTGCATCCTCAGCTTTGTGGACTACATAGACTTATTTAATACCAAAGGCTTAAAGAACTTGCCCACAGCTCCTCCCAAGTTAAAGCGGGCCCGGCCAGCAAGCAGCATGCTGCCaaggtccaagaaggcttttggaATCTGTGGAGGGAGCCTCACCAAGCCTTCCTGGCTCCCTGTGGAAGCGACAAAGTCAGACTCACAGCAGCAGGTGCAGCCCTCCCAAAGTGGTATGCTAGACATCTTACACCAGTGTGGCTCCACGCTGGCCTATAAGCTGTGCCACAGTGAGTGGGAGGTGGTACAGAACTCCACCCACCTGGTGGAGGTAGCTGGCTCCTCAGTGGACGTGCAGCTGCTAGAGGACTCTCACCAGGTTAGCAAAGATGGCTGTAGCTGCAGCTGTTCCTTTCAACAGTGCTACCGCCTGCCATGCCGGCACATTTTGGCCCTGTTGCATACCAGCCAGCAGCCTGTGGGCGAAGCCATGGTGTGCCGCCGGTGGCAGAAGAGATACCAGCACCTCCTTGGACCCAATGGGGACACTGTTTTGGTCCCAAATGCAGGCCAGCCTGGGAAGCAAGGACAACAGGACATGATTCAGGACCTTAGCAGGGAGTTGGCGAACCTGCTAATGCAGAGTGAGGGGCCGGAGCTGGAGGAGCGCTTTTCCACCCTGCGCAAGATTGTGGACATCTGGGCTGACCCCTACCAGCTGCCCGAGCCCATTCAGCAGCCAGGAGACTTCGAGGATGTAGGCCAACTCCCTTTCCTCTGGGGAAAACCAGAGGAAGCGGAGG TCCCTCCTGCTGGAGCCGTGATTCATGATTGA